The Loxodonta africana isolate mLoxAfr1 chromosome 18, mLoxAfr1.hap2, whole genome shotgun sequence genome includes the window GTGCTGGCCTGGGCACTGCCCAAGGCAGGGTCCCCAGGCCCTTGGGTGGTGGCTGGGGCTGCTGCGCCTCCTGTGCTTCTCACCGCAGGTTCCCTCTCACTGCAGGACAGCCAGTGTGGGACGGTGATCGACGTGAACATAGACTGTGCTGTCAAGCTCATTGGCACCAACTGCATCATCTACCCTGTCAACAGCAAGGACCTGCAGCACATCTGGGTGAGCCTGGGCGGGGCTGCACCCACCCTGTGGCCCTTGCTGACACAGCCTGTTGCCAGACAGTGGCCTGCCCGCTCCCTGTCGAcgagtgctgctgctgctgcttgagAGGGGGCCGTGTAGATCCGAGGGGGCAGCGTAGACCACAAGGGGGCATGTAGACCTGAGGGGCCATGTAGACCCTAGGGGGCCACATAGACCCGAGGAGCGGGCTTCCCActcccccaccctcacccacCTGAATGGCAGATGTGGCTCCTTTACCTGTTTTCCTTCCTCCTCTAACATTCTTCCTTTTTAACAGGTTTCTTTGTAATAAGctatttttaaacaatttcaaactTAGAGAAAAGTTGTAACAGTACGGAGCATTCCTGTACCCCACCTCACCTGGGTTCCCCAACTATTTTGCTTCATTTGTTCCATCAActgcccttcttccctcccccacctccctccctctctagtcttttttttctgaaacatttGAGAGCAAGCTGCTGCCCCGCGGCCCCGAAATACTCCAGGGtatatttccccaaacaaggacACTCCTCGACAGTCCTCACAGTCCAGAAACCAGCACAGCTACACCCCTGCCTGGTCCACAGACCCCATTCGCCGTCCCAGCCAGGTGGCCCCGCTCTGGGGCACACTGTGCATTCATTGTCTGtgttctgtcccctcctgtctggGGCTGCTCCTCTGTTCTTCCCCGTCTCCATGCACTGGGCAGTGTCAGATTCAGCACGACTCCCCTTAGCCTGGTCCCTCCGGTGCTGCCTCATGAGTTGCTTCAGGCCATGGCATGCCCTCTTGGCGGGGGGGACCACAGAGGCACCCTGAGTGCTTCCCAGCCTCACACCCGGGACCACGGCATAAAGTGAACCCACCGCCGGGCATCCACTTTGCTCCCTGGTCATGTTGGTGTCTGCCAGCTTTCTCCACAGTGGTGTCTCCATTTACCTATTTTTAACTGATTATATTTTGTGGAGAGGTATTCTGAGATTAGGAGCAGAGGTGGTTtcagacctcagctgctaaccaagaggtcggtggttcgaacctaccagctgctctgggagaaagctgtggcagtctgcttccatgaagattacaaccttggaaaccctgtagggcagttctgctctgtcctgtagggtcattaggagttggaatcaactcaacggtgatGGCTTTATTCTAAGATTGTGTCAGTATCCCATCTTTGTCAAACCCCAGTCCGCCAGCTCGGCCTCCATAAGCAGCCCCCACCTGGGCCTCCATGAGCACCTCCAGTTGCTAAACGGAGATCTGTGGCTGCTCATCCCTCATATTTATAGCTGGTGTCTGGCTGCAGGGACAAGCTTTACCCTCCCTCTGTTTACCTAGTCACTTCATTATGTCAGTATGGGACTCATAGGTGCCTGCTttatccaaacaccaaaaccaaacccgttgctgtcgagtcgattccaactgagctaccctgtaggacagagtagaactgccccatagggtttccaaggagcggctggtggcttcgaaccactgacctgagctcttaaccaccgtgccaccagagctccctgttTTATTCAGTTGGTTGTAATCCGTTCTCTACCACCATTTACTTTATTGCTGAAATTATCCCAGATTTGGCTCATGGGAACCCTTCAGGCTGGTTCCTCTGACCCTCTGACTTTCCGGTCATTTCCTGAGCACTTTCTTACTTTGTGACACACTgagatgctccaggctcatcttgtatcTTCTCTGTCCCTgccctggaatcagccatttctccagggAGCCCTGGCTCCTTTCAGAGGAAAGCAGTGTttaaaaaccaagatctgggtgccAGTGTGCCAACTCCCATGAGGCCCTTTCAGGACAGCCCAGGGAACTATCtgtatatctgaaaaaaaaaaaaaaaacaacccatttccatcgagtcgattctgactcatagcgaccctgtaggacagggtagagctgcaccatagggtttccaaggagcagctggtggattcgaactgcctactttttggttagcatccatagctcctaatcactgcaccaccagggcacctgtgTGTGTCTGCACGTGTCCATATATTTGCGTGTATACACACAAATGCCCCAGTACCTATTCtgtgtatgcatacatacatCTATGAGCCCCTCCTGATGCTTCCAGTTCTCAGGTCGATCCTTCCCATATTCACGGGTACCTTCTCCAGCAGTTCTTGTTATCCTCaatgtatttaaatatttactgCTCAAATCACTTCACTCATTTGGGCAAGTAACCAGTGTCCCCACCGCACAGCGTCTGCTCTGCTGCCCCACCCACAGCCCCTCCTGCCAAGTGTCCTTAGATGCCATCACACCCACTGCCTCTGGGTGGCTCTCCCGCACAGGGGAAGAGAAGTGGGACCCAGCTGAGAGCTCTTGGGAAGGGGACCTGCTTCGGCAGTTATTAGGTCCAATGTTGGACCCGTCCAGGCAGTAAATACTCTGGGCCCTTCCTCTCCTGCCTCAGTGAGCCCATGAGGGGTTCCCTGCCCTGGACAGCAGCACTGCCTCCCATTCTCACTGCCCCTGTCCACTTGGCCCACAGCCCTTCATGTACGGGGACTACATTGCCTATGACTGCTGGCTGGGGAAGGTCTATGACTTGAAGAATCAGATCATCCTGAAGCTGTCCAATGGCGCCAGGTAGCACCTCACCACAGGAGCCGCTGGCTGGGGGAGGGCGGCCCAGCGGAAGGAGACGGGGCTGTGATGACGAGTTTTATCAAGGGCAATGGCAGCTGCTGCAGGCACGAGGGCCTTGTGTCCCAGGCCTGACCCTGTTCAGCCACTGTGGCCTCGTTCTCTGGCTCAGTCTCTGGTCTTTGCCCTGTCTTGACTTGGGAAGAGAAGCATTGTCGTTTAGGATATCTGCTAGGGCTGGTGCTTTATTTTAGCCACTTTAATGGTGGTGAGGGCTCAGCCGTGGAGTCAGGGTCTTGCTGAGTGTAGGAGAGTTCCTTGTACCAGCGAAGAGGCTGAGCTGCTGGCACAAGATGAATTGGGCCACCCTAGGGCACTGTGACATATTGGCCCCTCTGGATAACTGCTGTCTGCTGATCAGCAGCTGTGTCCTGGCTGTCGCCCCTTCCGGGACTGCAGTCACTGCCCACTGGTGGAGACAAGACTGTGTTCACTGTTCCAGGTGCTCCATGAACACAGAAGATGGTGCCAAGCTCTACGACGTCTGCCCCCACGTCAGCGACTCGGTGAGTTGGCCTGCCAGGCCTCCATCACCCCTGTTCCCACACCCTGGACTGTGGAGGAGGGAGAACCGGCCTGCAGCTCGTCGCTGTCCAGGGCCGAGTGCTGGAACCAGGGAGGTGTGCGCCAGGCATGCTGAGAGCCTGGGTGTAGACAGAGCGTTAGAAATGTCATCTGCACTTACGTTCACTTTTTATCTCAGTCTTTGTAGATGTCATTTCTCTGTCTTAGCATGTACACGACACTTTGACACACCACACTATGGCAGCACAGTAGTGCTGCGCCCGGTTTGTGAGTAAATACAAAGGGGTGCGTGACCGAGCAAGTTTGAGGACCCTGCTCTCTCGAGCTTTACTCCTCATAATGTGATCCCATGACCACTAGCAGGGACAACTTCTCAGGAACATAGACTGTCACAATCTGCATGTAATAAGGCCCCTGGCTGGTTCGTGACTGCATCGGGGTGTCAGGGGTGTCTTAGGGAGTGTGGAGCCTATGAGGTGCGGCTGTCGCCTGAGGGGTACTGTTCACAAGGACTCTTCTCCCACCCTGAATCCCTCAGGGCCTCTTCTTTGACGATTCCTACGGCTTCTACCCGGGTCAGGTGCTCATCGGCCCAGCCAAGATCTTCTCCAGTGTCCAGTGGCTGTCGGGGGTCAAGCCTGTGCTCAGCACCAAGAGCAAGTTCCGAGTGGTGGTGGAAGAGGTGGGACCCAGGGGCCAGGGAGGTGGAACCCAGCTTCCACCTTGGCCCTCTGTCATCTGAGGGTGCAGCCCTGCTGCTCAACCTCTGGACTCTTGATCTGAAAGGGCTCTGAGGGGGAAGGGACGCCGGGCTCTGGCCATGGAGCAGCTGACAGGCAGAACCCGCACCACGGGGCCAACAGAGCAAGGCCAGGCCAGAGGGTAGCTGTTCCTCTGGGCCCTGACTGGTGGTGAGGTGGCAGCAGGGGCCCCAGGGACAAGGAATAGAACCTCCTCCTGTGAGGGGGGTGTGGTTAGTCACGgctgctccaggtgtgttggtaCTGGTGCTGCCTCTGACGACTGGCTCTCTGCCCTGGCGGTCAGGTGGGGCTGGTCCATGAGCCACCCTGCCCAGCCGGTTAGAGGCAGTGCCATGGGAACCTGCCTTGACTGTGCTTCTGTCCCTCTGCCTTCCCAGGTGCAGGTCGTGGAGCTCAAAGTCACATGGATTACCAAGAGTTTCTGTCCAGGGGGCACGGACAGCGTCAGCCCCCCGCCCTCTGTCATCACCCAGGAGAATCTAGGCAGGTGAGCTCCAGAGGCCATCCACTCCGCCAGGGCCTGCTCTGGCAGGAAGTGCAGCCTGGCCATGCCCCACTTCTCCGCCTCAGGGTGAAGCGTCTCGGATGCTTTGACCATGCTCAGCGGCAGCTGGGGGAGCGCTGTCTGTATGTCTTCCCAGCCAAGGTAGAGCCGGCCCAGATTGCCTGTGAATGTCCAGAAAAAAACTGCGCCCAGGGGGAGGGCTCTATGGCCAAGAAGGTATGTCCTTGGGGCTGGGAGTTGGTGGGCGTTTGAGGAACTGGCCTTCAGCCGTTCCCACAGCAAGGACGGCCACCACCTTGTGGTGGGCAGCTCTGATGACTCTTGCAGGCCACCGAGGGTGACTCTCTGCTGCCCACCCAGACCGAGATGCCTGGGGTCAGGCCAGCTGGTTCCACCCAGGGTGGGGCCGATGGCAGCCCCACACGCCCCCCACAGTGCTCCCACTCCTCCACCCTCGCAGGTGAAGCGCCTGTTGAAGAAGCAGGTCGTGCGGATCATGTCATGCTCCCCGGACACCCAGTGTCCCCGGGATCACTCCATGGAGGACATGGACAAGAAGGGGGACGCCAAGGCCAGGAGCGAGCCGGGCTCCACCAGCCCTGAGGAGACAGTCGACGGTTCTGCCAGCCCAGCAGAGGTGCAGGATGAGGGCCCTGAGGAGTCCCCCGAGGCTGGCGAGCACCTGCCCCCCTTCCTGCTGAAGGAGGGCGGAGATGATCGGCTGCACTCGGCAGAGCAGGATGCAGACGACGAGGCCGCCGATGACACGGATGACACCAGCTCGGTGACGTCCTCTGCCAGCTCCACCACCTCCTCGCAGAGTGGCAGCGGCACGAGCCGCAAGAAGAGCATCCCACTGTCCATCAAGAACCTAAAGCGGAAACACAAGAGGAAGAAGAACAAGATCACCCGTGACTTCAAGCCGGGGGACAGGTGGGGACCGGGGTGCCCTCCGCCCTGGTCACCTATCCAGCCTGAGGCCGGGCAGGGCTCACCCCCACGCCCCACAGCATGATCACTCAGGGTGCCTGGGCAGGCCCCGGGGGGAGGAAGGAGGCCCGGGCGGGGCGGTGGAGTTGGCCCTGACTGGGCTGTGCGTGAAAAGCCCTGGTAAGCTGTCCGAGCGTCATGACTCTCGTCCCGCAACCCTTCTCCCCTCCTCTCACACGTGAGGGAGTTTTGGGGTCACCAAGTCcccggggtggggtgggggcagaaaGGCAGTCTGCCCTTCCCCTGGGGAAGCAGCCTCATCGCCAGCCCCACCTGCAGGGTGGCCGTGGAAGTGGTGACCACCATGACCTCAGCGGACGTGATGTGGCAGGATGGCTCCGTGGAGTGCAGCATCCGCTCCAACGACCTCTTCCCAGTGCACCACCTGGACAACAACGAGTTCTGCCCGGGGGATTTCGTGGTGGACAAGCGGGGTATGCCAGCACCCCCCAGAGGGCCGGgcaaggggaggggtgggagagtGTCAGAGGTCACCTGAGGTCAGCAAGGAGAGGCCCCTTGCGAAGGTGTCTCCCTCTGGAGGGCTAGTGGGAGGGCTTTGCTGGGTTCTGTGCCCTGTTGGTTTGAGGTGTGATGGGCAGGCTCGTGGCCGGTGGGcgggcaccaccagggctccttctgcccCCAGTCCAGAGCTGCCCAGACCCTGCTGTGTACGGCGTGGTACAGTCTGGGGACCACATCGGCCGCACCTGCATGGTGAAGTGGTTCAAGCTGCGGCCAAGCGGGGACGACGTGGAGGTGTGTGTGCACCATCCCCCCACCGCAGGGTGGGCTGGGCGGGAAGGTGGGCAGGGGCCCTGGCTGACAGCCACCATCACCATCTTGTGCCGCAGCTGATCGGAGAAGAGGAAGACGTGAGCGTGTACGACATCGCTGACCACCCTGACTTCCGGTTCCGCACTACGGACATCGTCATCCGCATCGGCAACACTGAGGATGGGGCCCCTCCCAGGGAAGACGAGGTACAGCGCTCCCCTCTGGGCACCTGCTCCTGGTCTATGTGGCAACTGCAGTCCCTGAGAGAGCCACCAGGTGGCTCCAGGACACAGGACTTGAAGTCCTGCCGTACCTCTTGCCGCCTGGGGCTCAGAGTCCCCCAGAGTAAGTCCCCTGGGCTCCCAGCCCTGCCTGAAGCACCCTCCCCAGGAGAGCAGCTGCCCACGGTAGAGGTGCTGCTCAGCCCCAACACCCACAGAGGAACCAGAAGGTCAGGCTCTATTCGTGCAGCTGCTCCTGAACCCCCCGGTGGTGTCTGTTAGGGAAGCTGAGTCCTTTGTCAGACGTGCCATGAGCATGGTGGAAAACACCATACCATACAGGAGAGGCTTGTGGGGGCGCTCCCTGGGGGAGACAGGAGCATCGTGTGGGAGTGGATTCTGGAGAGGAGGAGCAGGAACAAAGCCTGAGCAAGGCAGGAGCCCTCATCCTGGGAGTAGCGGGAGGCCTGGAGGGGCTGGGGCTATGAGTGTGAAGGGAACCCGTGGGTGCCTGCTGAGATTGGGGCAGGCACCTGGACTCAGTGGGCAGTAAGCTGGGAGGTGTGAGCGGGGTTCCCACACCCACGTTGTCTCAGGACAGTGGGCTGGGAGGTGTGAGCAGGGTTCCCACACCCAGGTTGTCCGAGGACAGAGAGCTGGGAGGTGTGAGCAGGGTTCCCACACCCAGGTTGTCCCAGGACAGTGGGCCGGGAGGTGTGAGCAGGATTCCCACACCCAGGTTGTCCCAGGACAGTGAGCGAGGAGGTGTAAGCAGGGTTCCCACACCCAGGTTGTCCCTGGCCCTAGTTACACCCATTCTTGGGCTGGTGTCTACACGTCCTCACTTCTCGTGGCCTTGTCCCCTGCCATCCACTGCTGGGGCGCCCTTTCCCAGGGGTCTGGCGCTCACCCCTCCTGGAGAGCTGTGCCCTTGACTGTCCTGTTTGCCTTGCAGCCGTCAGTGGGCCAGGTGGCCCGCGTGGATGTCAGCAGCAAGGTAGAGGTGGTGTGGGCTGACAACTCAAAAACCATCATCCTGCCCCAGGTAAGGCTCTGCCAGGACCCAAAGCTTGCCTATGTCCATCGCCTACCCAGAAATGGGAGAACTTGCTGGCAAACCTTACCAACAAGAGCCTTCCTGTGGAAGGGTCTCAGAATCCTTGGGGCTGGGAGTTGGTGGGCGTTTGAGGAACTGGCTTTCAGCCGTTCCCACAGCAAGGACGGCCGAGAAGGACAGCTGTTACGAGGTACCAGGTCAGGGAGGCCAGGGGAACGAGGGCCCACCCACAGCCCGCCTCGCCCAGCAGGTTCTCCAGCTCACCAGGGCATGTGGGTTTCCACAGACCTCCATGTTGCCTGGCTTCCCATCTCACTGTGCTAAGCAAATGCAGGTTACTTCCTGGGTGGGTGGGGGTTTCCACCGATACTGCCAGGAAAAcacagctgaggcccagagagaggaagGCCCGCTCACTTGGGCCCTGCTGGTATGCTCACTACTGTCCTCTGCCCCCAGCTCTCCTTTCAGGGTGCCAACACTGGGAGTGGGGGCACGGCTCTCCCCCTGTCTAGGAGGCCATTCCAGGGAACTAGACAGGACACGGCAGAGGCCGGCTCCCCCCTGTACCCCTATCACGTGTTCCATATCCCCTGGTGCAGCCCGGAAGGTCATCTTCATCCCCACGGCAGCTCTCTGAGCCCTTGGGTAGGGCTGGATTTGTCAAGCTGTCCCCTTGGGCCCCTTGGCCCCGGATGCTGGCCACAGGCACAGAGGCAGGGGAGGCTGGGCTCTGGTCCTGTGGGCGAGGGGTGGGCAGGTGGAGGGTGGCTCCTAAGGACGAAGGAACCCTGCTAGCACTGAGAGGTTCAAGGTCCAGAGCAGGAAACGGAGGTAGGGAGGACGGAGTTGCCAGGGCCTTGGTGAGCCCAGTCATCTGCTGTGAGGATAAGGGGCCCCTAAGCCCCCTGTGGTGGGAAGGGGCTTCCTGTCATGCACCCCCACATCTGAACCACCTTTGTGTTTCACTCACACACCAGCACCTGTACAACATCGAGTCCGAGATCGAAGAATCCGACTACGATTCTGTGGAAGGCAGTACCAGTGGGGCATCCTCGGACGAGTGGGAGGACGACAGCGACAGCTGGGAAACTGACAATGGGTtggtggaagatgagcaccccaagATTGAGGAGCCCCCCATCCCCGCCGCCGAGCCACCAGCTGCCCCTGAGGAGGACAAGGGCGTGGTCATCAGTGAAGAGGCCGCCACGGCTGCCATCCAAGGGGCTGTGGCCATGGCAGCCCCCATGGCGGGGCTGATGGAGAAGGGGGGCAAGGACGGGCCCCCAAAGAGCTTCCGGGAGCTGAAGGAGGCCATCAAGATCTTGGAGAGCCTGAAGAACATGACAGTGGAGCAGCTCCTGACGGGCTCGCCCACCTCCCCCACGGTGGAGCCAGAGAAGCCAACGCGTGAGAAGAAGTTTCTGGATGACATTAAAAAGCTTCAGGAAAACCTCAAGAAGACTCTGGACAACGTAGCAATCGctgaggaggagaaaatggaggcGGTGCCCGACGCAGAACGCAAGGAGGACAAGCCCGAGGGGCAGTCCCCCGTGAAGGCAGAGTGGCCCAGCGAGACCCCTGTGCTCTGCCAGCAGTGCGGTGGCAAGCCCGGCGTCACTTTCACCAGCGCCAAGGGCGAGGTCTTCTCCGTGCTGGAGTTTGCCCCCTGTGAGTTCGCCCTGCCCTCCCAGCCTGCTGCTGCCCGGGACCTCCCCCGACGCTGATGCCGGGAGGAGCGGGTGGGAAGCAGGTGGGTTGCCTCACCTGCCTGGGGACATACGGCAGTTGCTCACCCAGGCCAGGTTCTGAAGGGTGGCAGCCGCCTCACACACAGAGCTCCTGGGGCCCTCCAAGCACTACTgacccctctcttcctccctccagcAAATCACTCTTTCAAGAAAATTGAGTTCCAGCCTCCAGAAGCCAAGAAGTTCTTCAGCACAGTTCGGAAGGAAATGGCACTGCTGGCCACCTCACTGCCCGATGGCATCATGGTCAAGACCTTCGAGGACAGAATGGCAAGTAAACTGCGTGGGCTTGGTGTGGACCCAGTGTGGGTAGGTGCTGCACTCGAGAGGCTGCCAGCCACCTTCCTACAGGCGAGGGCACAGGCCTGGTCAGGGGAAGTGCTGGCAAGAGCCCACACCTGTCCCAACCAGATAgttcttccctttttttaaaaatagttttaaattaTGTGATTATTACCTCGGCATTTTTGGGTATCACAGACTGTTAAGTGCTCaaatactagccaaaaggttggcagttccaacccacccagaggcaccttggaagacaggccttgaaaaccctgtggagcagttctgctctgcaaatgtggggtcaccatgagtaggaatcaacttgacggcaactcaCAGCAACAATTAATACCTGAGTGTACTCTCTTGGGAAAGTTAGAATAGCACAGGAGAAACGTTTCTCTGAGCCATCCCCCTCCCCCACAATCTATCATGAGGAGTTAGGGAGTCTCCTTCCAGACTTTATTCTTGCATGTTCCCATGCGTCACCATGAGCACGCAGTACGGTGTATGGCTTGTTTTACGTAACACCATGCCACCGTACACATCTGTAGTTTGTTTCAGTCACTCAGCAGGATGATTTTTGAGACCTGCTGATGTCACTCTAGTTCCCTTTAACTAAGCAAAGTAGGCCGCCGGGCAGTTATGTCCCGTTGTGCGCGTTTCCATGCCTCCATTCGCAATCTGGCCTGGGGTTTTCTGAGTAATGTTTGTGGCGGGAGGCGGGGAGTGCTTCGTCATTTGCCCCAGGAGCAGGCAGCCCATTCCACTTGCCTTCTTCTGTAGTCACCAGGCTTGTCCTGGGCCCCTGCTGTGACCTGGGCCCGAGTGCAACTCTAAATTAGAGGCTGACTGACAGTGGCGCCAGCTCGGCCCTGCCTAGAACGAAGGGCCAGAGAAAAGAAGGGGAAGGAGCTGGGGACAACAAAGTGGGGCTCCATGTGCTCGCAGTTTTGATACCTTCACTTGTGGGTATTTTGGGGTTCAGTAAAATTCCTCTTGAGAATTCCACCCTGCCTTAGCTCTGCTGAGGGAAGCAGGGATTGGCCTTCCCACGTTGTTCTCTTGTTCCCAGGCATCTCACGAGAAGGGGGCAGTGCGCCTCTGTAGGCGCACGGGGTGGGGCTGGTAGGAACACAGGTAAAGGGATCAGAGCTCTTCACTCAGCCTTTTACCCATGCCCACACCGAGCTCACCCTCTCCATGCGCATTACCTGGCACAGATGGCCTCATGTGATGGTGCCCTTTCCTGAGCCCAGCTTACCCTCACCACACACTTTGCCTGGCACTGATGGCCCCTCATGATGGCGCCCCCTCCTCTCCTGCACCCAGCTCACCCTCACCATGCACATTGCCCACACTGGTGTCCCCGCGTGATGGCAGGTGTTTGTGGAGTGACTCCTCATGACTTAACtacttgagtttctggcagttttccAACATTTTCCCTTGTCTTTCCTCTGGTGTGAGGCCATCCCCTGGCCTCCAAAAGcaagtacacccactcctcacttatcaacatggttatgCTCCAAAGACAGGTCATTGTGCCAAACTCATCATTATGTGAGAATCAGCCAGTCTTTGCTGGGCCCCCCTTCCCCACTACTCCTTCCCCACCACCATGGAACCCATAGGGGAGAAGGTGATGGTGGTCAGGGGTTGTCTATCGCCTCTGGAACAGCAGGGGTCCACTATCACCTGGCCATGCTCCAGGACTCCGTGTGGACTTCCATACCTCAGCTGTCCACCTTCCCGCTCTGCCAGCCCTAGATATGGGCCTTGGCAGCAGGCAGCTCCTGGGGCTGGGAACAGGCTGCAGAAGTGACAGACAGTCCTCTTTGGATGAAGAGACTTCCAAGACCCTGCCCAACTTCTATGGCCCCGGCTCCTACCACCTCCTCATGGCCTAGCTGCCCCTACCTCTTGCCCTCCTCCCGCCTGCCCCACACTGACTGCAGGCAGGCCTAGTTCCTCTGCCTCACCCGGGTGATATGAACCGCCAGCAGCCTGAGCAGCCTGCCTATCACAAACCTcaccctcctctctctcctcctccctgtcACTTCAGCTCCTCATTAGCGTGCAGAATACTCGGACAGTAGATTTTCCTGTTGTTGTAAATGGGAAATGTCAGGTACTGAGAGCGTCGACAAGTGAAGGATAGGTGTACCGCTGCACCATTCCAGAATGTTCTTTCacttgctgttattgttgcttACCTTGTTGAGGGTCAGGGCAGGTATCCTGAGGGATAAAAGTTTAAGTAATGTTTTATGAGGAAAAAATACTGATGTAACACCCAATTTGGAAAATTTCCCAGTGTTGAAA containing:
- the UBE2O gene encoding (E3-independent) E2 ubiquitin-conjugating enzyme isoform X6, whose amino-acid sequence is MFRTTWKEPLKLASLCFQPVDQLTASRFPVSMPGMFFVVDLCSSRSVRSGVTLDREVWEELVASAGLLAVGLKITVWRSMCAPGRGEQRELVRASRELPVPGYRLPKLRRDRTCSHPHPTPPPLPFCFQLGAPHLLYLPDKSRGWSFLPPSPPTLWSQHLICSTFQLKLEDRSVVPRDVVRHMRSTDSQCGTVIDVNIDCAVKLIGTNCIIYPVNSKDLQHIWPFMYGDYIAYDCWLGKVYDLKNQIILKLSNGARCSMNTEDGAKLYDVCPHVSDSGLFFDDSYGFYPGQVLIGPAKIFSSVQWLSGVKPVLSTKSKFRVVVEEVQVVELKVTWITKSFCPGGTDSVSPPPSVITQENLGRVKRLGCFDHAQRQLGERCLYVFPAKVEPAQIACECPEKNCAQGEGSMAKKVKRLLKKQVVRIMSCSPDTQCPRDHSMEDMDKKGDAKARSEPGSTSPEETVDGSASPAEDADDEAADDTDDTSSVTSSASSTTSSQSGSGTSRKKSIPLSIKNLKRKHKRKKNKITRDFKPGDRVAVEVVTTMTSADVMWQDGSVECSIRSNDLFPVHHLDNNEFCPGDFVVDKRGLLLPPVQSCPDPAVYGVVQSGDHIGRTCMVKWFKLRPSGDDVELIGEEEDVSVYDIADHPDFRFRTTDIVIRIGNTEDGAPPREDEPSVGQVARVDVSSKVEVVWADNSKTIILPQHLYNIESEIEESDYDSVEGSTSGASSDEWEDDSDSWETDNGLVEDEHPKIEEPPIPAAEPPAAPEEDKGVVISEEAATAAIQGAVAMAAPMAGLMEKGGKDGPPKSFRELKEAIKILESLKNMTVEQLLTGSPTSPTVEPEKPTREKKFLDDIKKLQENLKKTLDNVAIAEEEKMEAVPDAERKEDKPEGQSPVKAEWPSETPVLCQQCGGKPGVTFTSAKGEVFSVLEFAPSNHSFKKIEFQPPEAKKFFSTVRKEMALLATSLPDGIMVKTFEDRMDLFSALIKGPTRTPYEDGLYLFDIQLPNIYPAVPPHFCYLSQCSGRLNPNLYDNGKVCVSLLGTWIGKGTERWTSKSSLLQVLISIQGLILVNEPYYNEAGFDSDRGLQEGYENSRCYNEMALIRVVQSMTQLLRRPPEVFEQEIRQHFSAGGWRLVSRIESWLETHALLERAQALPNGVPKDSSSPEPPAGAELSDSSRDEPEDGGLAPGEASQGSDSEGGAQGPASASRDRTEQTSEAAPDTSVPPSVKPKKRRKSYRSFLPEKSGYPDIGFPLFPLSKGFIKSIRGVLTQFRAALVEAGMPENAEDK
- the UBE2O gene encoding (E3-independent) E2 ubiquitin-conjugating enzyme isoform X4, translating into MFRTTWKEPLKLASLCFQPVDQLTASRFPVSMPGMFFVVDLCSSRSVRSGVTLDREVWEELVASAGLLAVGLKITVWRSMCAPGRGEQRELVRASRELPVPGYRLPKLRRDRTCSHPHPTPPPLPFCFQLGAPHLLYLPDKSRGWSFLPPSPPTLWSQHLICSTFQLKLEDRSVVPRDVVRHMRSTDSQCGTVIDVNIDCAVKLIGTNCIIYPVNSKDLQHIWPFMYGDYIAYDCWLGKVYDLKNQIILKLSNGARCSMNTEDGAKLYDVCPHVSDSGLFFDDSYGFYPGQVLIGPAKIFSSVQWLSGVKPVLSTKSKFRVVVEEVQVVELKVTWITKSFCPGGTDSVSPPPSVITQENLGRVKRLGCFDHAQRQLGERCLYVFPAKVKRLLKKQVVRIMSCSPDTQCPRDHSMEDMDKKGDAKARSEPGSTSPEETVDGSASPAEVQDEGPEESPEAGEHLPPFLLKEGGDDRLHSAEQDADDEAADDTDDTSSVTSSASSTTSSQSGSGTSRKKSIPLSIKNLKRKHKRKKNKITRDFKPGDRVAVEVVTTMTSADVMWQDGSVECSIRSNDLFPVHHLDNNEFCPGDFVVDKRGLLLPPVQSCPDPAVYGVVQSGDHIGRTCMVKWFKLRPSGDDVELIGEEEDVSVYDIADHPDFRFRTTDIVIRIGNTEDGAPPREDEPSVGQVARVDVSSKVEVVWADNSKTIILPQHLYNIESEIEESDYDSVEGSTSGASSDEWEDDSDSWETDNGLVEDEHPKIEEPPIPAAEPPAAPEEDKGVVISEEAATAAIQGAVAMAAPMAGLMEKGGKDGPPKSFRELKEAIKILESLKNMTVEQLLTGSPTSPTVEPEKPTREKKFLDDIKKLQENLKKTLDNVAIAEEEKMEAVPDAERKEDKPEGQSPVKAEWPSETPVLCQQCGGKPGVTFTSAKGEVFSVLEFAPSNHSFKKIEFQPPEAKKFFSTVRKEMALLATSLPDGIMVKTFEDRMDLFSALIKGPTRTPYEDGLYLFDIQLPNIYPAVPPHFCYLSQCSGRLNPNLYDNGKVCVSLLGTWIGKGTERWTSKSSLLQVLISIQGLILVNEPYYNEAGFDSDRGLQEGYENSRCYNEMALIRVVQSMTQLLRRPPEVFEQEIRQHFSAGGWRLVSRIESWLETHALLERAQALPNGVPKDSSSPEPPAGAELSDSSRDEPEDGGLAPGEASQGSDSEGGAQGPASASRDRTEQTSEAAPDTSVPPSVKPKKRRKSYRSFLPEKSGYPDIGFPLFPLSKGFIKSIRGVLTQFRAALVEAGMPENAEDK